The Streptomyces sp. NBC_01353 genome contains a region encoding:
- a CDS encoding fatty acyl-AMP ligase, protein MSPAPPERSARNATAFHDLPRAVRHKAANDGDAPAFTFVDYGTDRQGIAHTLTYRELDRRATALAGELRRRCRTGDRVALLAPHGLDYLVGFLGCLYAGTIAVPLHAPEPFRSNDRITGVLRDSEPACVLTTGAGHELVAQLTAEAAPASPCPLVLIDDLPGEPRDPEDTDMNRAGSAPADIAYLQYTSGSTRAPRGVLISNANLMAAARQCAEQSQLVAEDVIVSWLPYFHDMGLITGVAMPLSVGAHAVHLTPMAFVQQPHRWLKLISDYGGSWTAAPNFALDLCVRRVTEEQKRSLRLDALHTLCNGSEQVRPESVRAFADTFASCGFALSGHAPGYGLAEATLGVTSALDGATVLGVDRAQLSEGRVRICPPDDPEAWQLVGCGTPLPEVRLMIADPLTGVERSPGQVGEICVAGPNVSRGYWKRPVDSAELFGTALTTVSGERTAPEWLRTGDLGFLHDEELFLTGRRKDLIVIDGRNHYPADIEGTVEEALAGLTPTGTAAFPVQSADGERLVVAVELRRTPAPGSLPTRRDAVRAVRRALSGHHGIEPHEVLFVRGGTIPKTSSGKVQRHACAAHYGKGVLRDLETSW, encoded by the coding sequence ATGTCTCCCGCACCCCCGGAGCGTTCTGCCAGGAACGCCACGGCGTTCCACGACCTTCCGCGCGCGGTCCGGCACAAGGCTGCGAACGACGGCGACGCGCCCGCATTCACCTTCGTCGACTACGGAACCGACCGGCAAGGGATCGCTCACACGCTCACCTACCGCGAACTGGACCGGCGGGCGACGGCGTTGGCGGGGGAACTGCGCCGGCGCTGCCGGACCGGGGACCGGGTCGCACTCCTCGCCCCGCACGGTCTCGACTATCTCGTCGGCTTCCTCGGCTGTCTGTACGCCGGGACGATCGCGGTGCCGCTCCACGCACCGGAGCCGTTCCGCAGCAACGACCGCATCACCGGAGTGCTCCGGGACTCCGAGCCCGCGTGCGTCCTCACCACCGGCGCCGGCCATGAGCTGGTCGCGCAGCTGACGGCCGAGGCCGCCCCGGCCTCGCCCTGCCCGCTCGTCCTCATCGACGACCTGCCCGGCGAGCCCCGGGACCCCGAAGACACGGACATGAACCGGGCGGGGTCCGCGCCGGCGGACATCGCCTATCTCCAGTACACCTCCGGCTCGACCCGAGCCCCGCGCGGCGTCCTCATCAGCAACGCCAATCTGATGGCAGCCGCCCGCCAGTGCGCCGAGCAGTCGCAACTCGTCGCCGAGGACGTGATCGTGTCCTGGCTTCCGTACTTCCACGACATGGGGCTCATCACCGGAGTGGCCATGCCCCTCAGCGTGGGCGCGCACGCGGTGCATCTGACGCCGATGGCGTTCGTCCAGCAGCCCCACCGCTGGCTCAAGCTCATCAGCGACTACGGGGGAAGCTGGACCGCAGCACCCAACTTCGCCCTCGACCTGTGCGTCCGGCGGGTGACGGAGGAACAGAAGCGGTCCCTGCGCCTGGACGCGCTGCACACCCTGTGCAACGGCAGCGAGCAGGTCCGCCCCGAGAGCGTACGGGCCTTCGCCGACACCTTCGCGAGCTGCGGGTTCGCGCTGTCCGGACACGCTCCCGGATACGGCCTCGCCGAGGCCACGCTCGGTGTCACCTCCGCCCTCGACGGGGCCACGGTGCTCGGCGTCGACCGGGCGCAGCTGTCCGAGGGCCGGGTACGGATCTGTCCACCGGACGATCCCGAAGCGTGGCAGCTCGTCGGCTGCGGGACACCCCTGCCGGAGGTGCGGCTGATGATCGCCGACCCCCTGACCGGCGTCGAGCGGTCGCCGGGGCAGGTCGGTGAGATCTGCGTGGCGGGTCCCAACGTGTCCCGCGGCTACTGGAAGCGGCCCGTGGACTCCGCGGAGCTCTTCGGCACCGCCCTGACCACCGTGTCGGGCGAGCGGACCGCTCCGGAGTGGCTGCGCACGGGGGACCTGGGCTTCCTCCACGACGAGGAGCTGTTCCTGACGGGCCGCCGCAAGGACCTGATCGTCATCGACGGCCGCAACCACTACCCGGCCGACATCGAGGGGACCGTCGAGGAAGCGCTCGCCGGGCTCACCCCCACCGGCACCGCCGCGTTCCCCGTGCAGAGCGCGGACGGTGAACGCCTGGTCGTGGCCGTGGAGCTACGGCGCACACCGGCCCCGGGCTCGCTGCCCACGCGGCGCGACGCGGTACGCGCCGTCCGCCGGGCCCTGAGCGGCCACCACGGCATCGAACCCCACGAGGTGCTGTTCGTACGCGGCGGCACGATCCCGAAGACCAGCAGTGGCAAGGTGCAGCGCCATGCATGCGCCGCCCACTACGGCAAGGGCGTGCTGCGTGATCTGGAGACGAGCTGGTGA
- a CDS encoding GNAT family protein: MRGDFVSLQGCTDEDFQLISDWSASTVSTYSSGSPQFLPAELLKQATQQGGMRYLMIVTHEGERVGAVNWGPLAYEGSYTIGSAIGTPGLWAQGYGVEANVLLLNYLFHAKNAHRVELTLGMHNRHMVQIITHGGFTLEGILRDYFFLDGRYFDAVVCSLLREEFYELARSSELGLAADVITTEEKEEARRLFLDHLDRVSAGYLRDVFERG, from the coding sequence ATGCGCGGGGACTTCGTATCGCTGCAAGGCTGTACCGACGAGGATTTCCAGCTGATCTCGGACTGGTCGGCGAGCACCGTCAGCACCTACTCCTCGGGTTCCCCGCAGTTCCTGCCCGCCGAACTTCTCAAGCAGGCGACCCAGCAGGGCGGCATGCGCTACCTGATGATCGTCACCCACGAGGGCGAGCGGGTCGGCGCGGTCAACTGGGGCCCCCTTGCCTACGAGGGCAGCTACACCATCGGCTCGGCCATCGGCACCCCGGGACTCTGGGCGCAGGGATACGGCGTGGAGGCGAACGTCCTCCTGCTGAACTACCTCTTCCACGCGAAGAACGCGCACCGCGTGGAGCTCACCCTGGGGATGCACAACCGCCACATGGTCCAGATCATCACCCACGGAGGATTCACCCTGGAAGGGATCCTGCGGGACTACTTCTTCCTCGACGGACGGTACTTCGACGCCGTCGTGTGTTCCCTGCTGCGCGAGGAGTTCTACGAGCTCGCGCGCTCCTCCGAACTGGGTCTGGCCGCCGATGTGATCACCACCGAGGAGAAGGAGGAGGCCCGCCGTCTTTTCCTGGACCACCTCGACCGGGTCTCGGCGGGATATCTGCGTGACGTGTTCGAGCGCGGCTGA
- the fabF gene encoding beta-ketoacyl-ACP synthase II, which produces MSRNDESGTRRRVVVTGTGVVTAIGTTVEDFWSSLLEGRSGVGPITAFDPSDLQTRIAAEITDFDPTKYMSRVASRRMDRFGWFAVSAAVQAMEQSKLTITEETGHRVGVLIGSGYGANIACIDAVERLRVRGPRGISAGYAIGGAPDNPSAEVAMRYGAEGPTGAIITACATGTTCIGEAMHMIREGRADAMIAGGSDDPITRLDVAAMSNVRALSRRNDAPTQASRPFDTDRDGFVFGAGAGVVVVEAADHAIRRGATILGELIGYGATTDAYHSTAPHPEGRGAQRAIRMALEDAGVGPADIDYISAHGTGTVLNDDTEVAAIRAVFGDRAPHVPISSQKSMIGHLIAGAGTVEAIATLKAIETGMVPPTLNCDNPIDPELNFVPHTPQEHQVTAALSNSFGFGGHNAVLALRRWEP; this is translated from the coding sequence GTGTCCCGAAATGATGAGAGCGGCACCCGACGCCGCGTCGTGGTCACCGGCACCGGTGTCGTGACAGCGATCGGCACGACGGTCGAGGACTTCTGGTCGTCGTTGCTCGAAGGACGCAGCGGGGTCGGCCCCATCACCGCGTTCGACCCGTCGGACCTGCAGACCCGCATCGCCGCCGAGATCACCGACTTCGACCCCACCAAGTACATGTCCAGGGTGGCCAGTCGACGCATGGACCGCTTCGGCTGGTTCGCGGTGTCGGCCGCCGTCCAGGCCATGGAACAGTCCAAGCTGACCATCACGGAGGAGACCGGCCACCGGGTGGGCGTGCTGATCGGCTCGGGCTACGGCGCCAACATCGCCTGCATCGACGCCGTGGAGCGGCTGCGGGTGCGTGGTCCGCGAGGGATCAGTGCCGGATACGCCATCGGCGGCGCCCCGGACAACCCGTCCGCGGAGGTCGCGATGCGCTACGGCGCCGAGGGCCCGACCGGGGCGATCATCACCGCCTGCGCCACCGGCACCACCTGCATCGGTGAAGCCATGCACATGATCCGCGAAGGCCGCGCCGACGCCATGATTGCCGGTGGCTCCGACGACCCGATCACCCGGCTCGACGTGGCCGCCATGTCCAACGTACGGGCGCTGTCACGGCGTAACGACGCTCCCACGCAGGCCAGTCGGCCGTTCGACACCGACCGGGACGGGTTCGTGTTCGGCGCCGGCGCGGGCGTCGTCGTCGTGGAGGCCGCCGACCACGCGATACGTCGCGGCGCCACGATCCTGGGCGAGCTCATCGGCTACGGCGCCACCACCGACGCCTACCACTCGACCGCACCGCATCCCGAAGGCCGGGGCGCCCAGCGGGCGATCCGGATGGCGCTCGAGGACGCGGGCGTCGGACCCGCGGACATCGACTACATCAGCGCCCACGGCACCGGCACCGTCCTCAACGACGACACGGAGGTCGCCGCCATCCGCGCCGTCTTCGGAGACCGTGCGCCCCACGTGCCGATCAGCTCCCAGAAGTCGATGATCGGGCATCTGATCGCGGGCGCCGGCACCGTCGAGGCCATCGCCACGCTGAAGGCCATCGAAACCGGCATGGTCCCCCCGACCCTGAACTGCGACAACCCGATCGACCCCGAGCTCAACTTCGTGCCCCACACCCCGCAGGAGCACCAGGTGACGGCGGCACTCAGCAACTCGTTCGGATTCGGCGGCCACAACGCGGTGCTCGCTCTGCGCCGCTGGGAGCCGTGA
- a CDS encoding class I adenylate-forming enzyme family protein has product MAQVRSTPGIGRVADPQRGRPSLRVIGTGPSAAPTAAEADALRTAGILRDQGVGSGDRVLLKAGNSPEFVAALLALVHLDTSIVLVDAEQTAEETHRVARFTGVRFALVEQHGPLPDGVRQLRVADLAPMQGTTPGNRESGERFSAERWRARADALVLWSSGTTGEPKAVVKSGSAFLRNLERTRRYLGYRADDVLLPVLPFSHQYGLSMIFLAWLAGASLVVVPHTRLDRALTAGALHGATVVDATPATYRSLISLGQRRPRLLSGLDRVRLWCTGGAPMDRELGRHFAEATGSPLLDGYGSTEAGNIAYATPGNPHGCGRVLDGVDVRIVGEDGRSLPPTEVGEVWVRTPDLMEGYLTEIGTVAPPTRTEHYRTGDLGYRDESGNLHVLGRKFAVHRLGHTLYPEVLERKAEACGRPVKIVSLEDARRGHELTFVVEDPAEEEPRLWRQRICALLPPYEQPNHVLVMNRFPVNHRGKTDVSALTEHVHRALARKNPGRAGTAPQTGTKERRNHCVPK; this is encoded by the coding sequence ATGGCGCAGGTACGTTCCACGCCCGGCATCGGTCGGGTCGCCGACCCGCAGCGGGGCCGACCGTCCCTGAGGGTCATCGGCACCGGTCCCTCGGCTGCGCCGACCGCCGCCGAGGCGGATGCCCTGAGGACGGCGGGGATACTGCGTGACCAGGGCGTCGGAAGCGGAGACCGCGTCCTCCTCAAGGCCGGCAACTCGCCCGAGTTCGTCGCGGCGTTGCTCGCCCTGGTCCATCTCGACACGTCGATCGTGCTCGTGGACGCGGAGCAGACCGCCGAGGAGACCCACCGTGTCGCCCGGTTCACCGGCGTGCGGTTCGCGCTCGTGGAGCAGCACGGGCCACTGCCGGACGGTGTCCGGCAGCTGCGGGTCGCCGACCTGGCCCCGATGCAAGGCACGACACCCGGGAACCGCGAGAGTGGCGAGCGATTCTCCGCGGAGCGTTGGCGGGCGCGGGCCGACGCGCTGGTGTTGTGGTCCTCGGGGACCACGGGAGAACCCAAGGCCGTCGTGAAGTCGGGCTCCGCGTTCCTGCGGAACCTGGAGCGCACCCGCCGCTATCTGGGTTACCGCGCCGACGACGTCCTGCTGCCGGTGCTGCCCTTCTCGCACCAGTACGGACTCTCCATGATCTTCCTCGCCTGGCTGGCGGGCGCGTCACTCGTCGTGGTGCCGCACACCCGCCTCGACCGGGCGCTGACGGCCGGGGCCCTGCACGGTGCGACCGTCGTGGACGCGACCCCGGCCACCTACCGGAGCCTGATCAGTCTCGGACAGCGCAGACCACGTCTGCTGTCGGGCCTGGACAGGGTACGGCTGTGGTGCACGGGTGGTGCGCCGATGGACCGCGAACTGGGGCGCCACTTCGCCGAGGCCACCGGGAGCCCGCTGCTCGACGGGTACGGCAGCACCGAGGCCGGCAACATCGCCTACGCCACCCCGGGCAATCCGCACGGCTGCGGCCGGGTCCTCGACGGCGTCGACGTACGGATCGTGGGCGAGGACGGACGGAGCCTGCCGCCCACCGAGGTCGGCGAGGTGTGGGTACGGACCCCGGACCTCATGGAGGGGTACCTCACCGAGATCGGGACGGTCGCCCCACCGACGAGGACCGAGCACTACCGCACCGGTGACCTGGGCTACCGGGACGAGTCCGGCAACCTCCACGTCCTCGGCCGCAAGTTCGCCGTCCACCGCCTGGGCCACACGCTCTACCCCGAGGTACTGGAGCGCAAGGCCGAGGCCTGCGGCCGCCCGGTGAAGATCGTCTCGCTGGAGGACGCCCGCCGCGGCCATGAGCTGACCTTCGTGGTCGAGGACCCGGCCGAAGAGGAACCGCGGTTGTGGCGGCAGCGCATCTGCGCGCTCCTCCCTCCGTACGAACAGCCCAACCACGTGCTCGTGATGAACCGGTTCCCGGTCAACCACCGCGGCAAGACGGATGTCTCCGCGCTGACCGAGCACGTCCACCGGGCCCTTGCACGCAAGAACCCGGGCAGGGCCGGTACGGCCCCGCAGACCGGAACGAAAGAGAGGCGGAACCACTGTGTCCCGAAATGA
- a CDS encoding class III lanthipeptide: MTEAILDLQELETSEEETALMAASTTSWNC; this comes from the coding sequence ATGACCGAGGCGATCCTCGACCTCCAGGAGCTTGAGACCTCCGAGGAGGAGACCGCTCTGATGGCGGCCAGCACCACCAGCTGGAACTGCTGA
- the lanKC gene encoding class III lanthionine synthetase LanKC — protein sequence MIEQRQLYGWADLVFYESLGEWSGHEDDRFAAVTREIPADWRRSSHDVWVTMNPDVADHPAQGWKIHVSSDAENAEHVVDTVWAYCTERGIPFKFLRDKQLFRLCNSKYMPRQSSGKLVTVYPRDDRQLETVLTELGAELKGTPGPYILSDLRWGEGPLHVRYGGFRRRYCRTGKGDRVLAVETPDGTLVPDERRPGHYAPPWVEIPEFLAPHLARRKAGTENFPYKVKRALHFSNGGGVYLAERLSDNRTVVLKEARPGAGLDMSGRDAVERLGRERWALERLAGVEGIPEFYEYLVAGGHHFLAMEYREGDVLWLWLATYHPLVHFGTDRADEREYEDKVTAISARLEKLIADVHERGVVFGDLHPGNILIRSDGQLSLVDFEAAFSTDGGKDERPALGAQGFVAPAGFTGTSVDRYALAMLRLWFHLPVNRLFPLSPTKLAETLTAVEARFADLPEGFCDRIRADTTPPPGADGDAQVSPFPRELVERRRAQLGRPLDVDLDADRVDWDSVRVSLASAIARSATPDRTDRLFPGDIQQFQHDALGFAHGAAGVLWALRTTGAVTTAPEHEKWLLDAVRTTTYLRPGFYSGLHGIAYVLDELGHVEEARETLERAREATRGLTDPSLFGGLAGAGLNLLHFAGRHDDEGCRTEAHELGLRLGRLLREPGSDVTPGRAQAGLMRGWSGVALFLLRLYESSGDETFWDLAVEALQRDLEACTTRSNGSVQVADSIRTLSYLEVGSGGIALVADELLTARADADLAAVLPALRRACQSEYVAEPHLFNGRSGLMSVVARLAHRDGGTEAREAVRRHLGALSWHKLSYEGHLAFPGDQSYRLSMDLATGNAGVLLGITAAVDGSTFLPFFTPRPQ from the coding sequence GTGATCGAGCAGCGCCAGCTCTACGGCTGGGCGGATCTGGTCTTCTACGAGTCGCTGGGTGAATGGAGCGGCCACGAGGACGACCGCTTCGCCGCGGTGACGCGGGAGATCCCCGCGGACTGGCGGCGCTCCTCGCACGACGTCTGGGTGACGATGAACCCGGACGTGGCGGACCATCCCGCGCAGGGGTGGAAGATCCATGTCTCCTCGGACGCCGAGAACGCCGAGCATGTGGTCGACACCGTGTGGGCCTACTGCACGGAGCGAGGCATCCCCTTCAAGTTCCTGCGCGACAAGCAGCTGTTCAGGCTCTGCAACTCCAAGTACATGCCGCGCCAGTCGAGCGGCAAGCTCGTCACCGTCTACCCACGGGACGACCGGCAGCTCGAGACCGTGCTCACCGAACTCGGCGCGGAGCTGAAGGGGACGCCCGGTCCCTACATCCTCAGCGATCTGCGGTGGGGCGAAGGACCTCTCCATGTGCGCTACGGCGGGTTCCGCCGGCGGTACTGCCGCACGGGGAAGGGCGATCGCGTCCTCGCCGTCGAGACGCCCGACGGCACGCTCGTACCCGACGAGCGCCGCCCCGGTCACTACGCGCCGCCGTGGGTGGAGATCCCCGAATTCCTCGCTCCCCATCTCGCCCGCCGCAAGGCAGGCACCGAGAACTTCCCGTACAAGGTGAAGCGCGCGCTGCACTTCTCCAACGGTGGCGGTGTCTACCTCGCCGAACGACTCTCCGACAACAGGACGGTGGTGCTCAAGGAGGCCCGGCCCGGTGCCGGACTCGACATGAGCGGCCGCGACGCCGTGGAGCGGCTCGGCCGCGAGCGATGGGCGCTGGAGCGGCTGGCCGGCGTGGAGGGCATTCCCGAGTTCTACGAGTACCTGGTGGCGGGCGGACATCACTTCCTGGCCATGGAGTACCGGGAGGGCGACGTGCTGTGGCTCTGGCTCGCGACGTACCACCCCCTGGTGCACTTCGGAACGGATCGAGCCGACGAGCGGGAGTACGAGGACAAGGTCACCGCCATCTCCGCCCGGCTGGAGAAGCTCATCGCCGACGTCCACGAGCGGGGTGTCGTCTTCGGCGACCTGCACCCGGGCAACATCCTGATCCGCTCGGACGGGCAGCTCTCGCTCGTCGACTTCGAAGCCGCCTTCAGCACCGACGGGGGCAAGGACGAGCGGCCGGCGCTGGGCGCCCAGGGCTTCGTGGCGCCCGCCGGATTCACCGGGACCTCGGTGGACCGCTATGCGCTGGCGATGCTGCGCCTCTGGTTCCACCTGCCGGTCAACCGACTGTTCCCGCTCTCGCCCACCAAGCTGGCGGAGACGCTCACCGCCGTCGAGGCCCGCTTCGCGGACCTCCCCGAAGGGTTCTGCGACCGGATTCGCGCCGACACGACGCCGCCACCGGGCGCGGACGGCGACGCCCAGGTGTCGCCCTTCCCCCGGGAACTGGTGGAACGCCGCCGTGCGCAGCTCGGCCGCCCGCTCGATGTGGATCTCGACGCGGACCGCGTCGACTGGGACTCCGTACGGGTCTCGCTCGCGTCGGCCATCGCACGGAGCGCCACCCCGGACCGTACGGACCGTCTCTTCCCCGGCGACATCCAGCAGTTCCAGCACGACGCCCTTGGCTTCGCGCACGGGGCGGCCGGTGTGCTGTGGGCGCTGCGGACCACCGGCGCGGTCACCACCGCCCCCGAACATGAGAAGTGGCTGCTCGACGCGGTGCGCACCACCACGTACCTGCGTCCGGGCTTCTACAGCGGACTGCACGGCATCGCGTACGTGCTCGACGAGCTCGGGCACGTCGAGGAGGCGCGCGAGACGCTGGAGCGGGCCCGTGAGGCCACCCGTGGACTGACCGACCCCAGCCTGTTCGGCGGTCTCGCCGGCGCCGGACTGAACCTGCTGCACTTCGCCGGCCGTCACGACGACGAAGGCTGCCGGACGGAAGCCCATGAACTGGGTCTTCGTCTGGGCCGGTTGCTGCGCGAACCCGGATCCGACGTGACACCCGGACGTGCCCAGGCCGGGCTGATGCGCGGCTGGTCGGGAGTCGCCCTGTTCCTGCTGCGGCTGTACGAGAGCAGCGGTGACGAGACCTTCTGGGACCTGGCCGTCGAGGCGCTCCAGCGCGACCTGGAAGCCTGCACGACCCGGAGCAACGGCAGCGTCCAGGTCGCCGACTCGATCCGCACTCTGTCGTACCTCGAGGTGGGCAGCGGGGGCATCGCCCTCGTCGCCGACGAGCTGCTGACCGCACGTGCGGACGCCGACCTGGCGGCCGTGCTCCCGGCGCTGCGCCGGGCCTGCCAATCGGAGTACGTCGCCGAGCCCCACCTGTTCAACGGGCGCAGCGGACTGATGAGTGTCGTGGCCCGGTTGGCCCACCGCGACGGCGGAACCGAGGCTCGCGAGGCGGTACGCCGCCATCTCGGGGCACTCAGCTGGCACAAGTTGTCCTACGAGGGACATCTGGCCTTCCCCGGCGACCAGTCGTACCGGCTCTCGATGGACCTCGCGACGGGAAACGCGGGCGTGCTGCTCGGCATCACCGCCGCGGTGGACGGCAGCACGTTCCTGCCGTTCTTCACCCCCCGTCCCCAGTGA
- a CDS encoding response regulator transcription factor, which produces MVLDGGSHELGHPAVIRAITELPSSDVLLLTPARSDGALLRALSAGAVGLLPMDAGADELLHAVQLIAQGQGFIDPTVIRTLVHSAAHQTPDETVTSDERFTGLLTPREQQVLACVGEGLSNIDIAKRLMVSENTVKTHVSRMLAKLGLRSRVEAALSIRDSWHSRDAC; this is translated from the coding sequence GTGGTGCTCGACGGAGGAAGCCACGAACTCGGGCATCCCGCGGTGATCCGGGCGATCACCGAACTCCCCTCCAGCGATGTTCTTCTGCTCACGCCGGCCAGATCGGACGGAGCCCTCCTGCGCGCGCTTTCGGCGGGTGCGGTCGGACTCCTCCCCATGGACGCCGGCGCGGACGAACTGCTTCATGCGGTCCAACTCATCGCTCAGGGCCAGGGGTTCATCGATCCCACGGTGATACGGACCCTTGTCCACTCCGCCGCACACCAGACACCCGACGAGACCGTGACTTCGGACGAACGATTCACGGGGCTCCTCACACCACGGGAGCAGCAGGTGCTCGCGTGCGTGGGCGAGGGGCTTTCGAACATCGACATCGCCAAACGACTGATGGTGTCGGAGAACACGGTCAAGACGCATGTGAGCCGCATGCTGGCCAAACTCGGGCTGCGCAGTCGGGTGGAGGCCGCACTCTCCATCCGAGATTCCTGGCATTCACGCGATGCCTGCTGA
- a CDS encoding acyl carrier protein, which produces MTTSTDQDLLAAVAELLYEIAEVPVEDVKPESSFKDDLDVDSLLMVEFGIALEDRFGVAIPDEDFSKVRTVSALLELLRPASS; this is translated from the coding sequence ATGACCACTTCCACCGACCAGGACCTGCTCGCCGCCGTCGCTGAGCTGCTGTACGAGATCGCCGAGGTCCCTGTCGAGGACGTAAAGCCCGAAAGCTCCTTCAAGGACGACCTCGATGTCGACTCCCTCCTGATGGTGGAGTTCGGCATCGCCCTCGAGGACCGCTTCGGCGTGGCCATACCGGACGAGGACTTCTCCAAGGTCCGTACGGTCTCGGCGCTGCTCGAGCTCCTTCGGCCCGCATCGTCGTGA
- a CDS encoding flavoprotein — protein MSNELSQNGSGEPPVDKGVPQGRPHIELPRGRVLLVGAGAFGVTALPSWAVLMRMWYGWSIRACLTHAGDQLVSRQALAAATQAPVEGPHWDTERGVTPHQELAEWPDLVIVAPATTNFVAKCALGMPDSLALSTVLATSAPVVLAPSLPAGALVRPAVQRNLRTLTEDGYHVAPMQPGTSVHKAQVGVAAGMPDINATLRFTARVLHERNAQAPAG, from the coding sequence ATGTCGAATGAGCTCAGCCAGAATGGTTCCGGTGAGCCTCCGGTGGACAAGGGAGTGCCCCAGGGGCGTCCCCACATCGAACTTCCCCGCGGACGCGTGCTCCTGGTGGGTGCGGGGGCGTTCGGGGTGACCGCACTGCCCAGTTGGGCGGTGCTGATGCGCATGTGGTACGGCTGGTCGATTCGCGCGTGTCTCACCCACGCGGGCGATCAGCTGGTCTCCCGGCAGGCCCTGGCGGCGGCCACCCAGGCTCCCGTGGAGGGGCCGCACTGGGACACCGAGCGCGGTGTGACACCGCATCAGGAACTTGCTGAGTGGCCGGATCTGGTGATCGTGGCGCCCGCGACGACCAACTTCGTCGCCAAGTGCGCCCTAGGCATGCCCGACAGCCTGGCGCTCAGCACCGTCCTTGCCACCTCCGCCCCGGTCGTCCTCGCCCCGAGCCTGCCCGCGGGTGCGCTGGTCCGGCCCGCGGTGCAGCGGAACCTGCGGACGCTGACCGAGGACGGCTACCACGTGGCGCCCATGCAGCCCGGCACGTCGGTGCACAAGGCGCAGGTGGGCGTGGCCGCGGGGATGCCGGACATCAACGCGACGCTGAGGTTCACGGCGCGGGTCCTCCATGAGCGGAACGCTCAGGCCCCTGCCGGGTGA
- a CDS encoding acyl-ACP desaturase, translated as MMPSDTKILKELEEVVERELNRHLSTAKEWFPHEYVPWSRGRDFDGPLEGEPWDAQQSKVSELGRIALTVNLLTEDNLPTYHHEFATLFGRDGAWGTWVLRWTAEEARHSVAIRDYLLTTRAVDPVKLERARMSHMSDHAPGDNSSLLVTMAYVAFQELATRISHRNTGRISGDPDCERLLARVAMDENLHMIFYRNLLTAALETAPDRTMRAIADVVGGFAMPGAEIPGFERAAVHIALGDIYNLRIHHDEVLQPILRHLDALDLSGLGAHGLQAQEELGLHLEELTSQATRFEERRAALLSRMESRETKRRND; from the coding sequence ATGATGCCCAGCGACACGAAGATTCTGAAGGAACTGGAAGAGGTGGTGGAGCGGGAGCTCAATCGCCATCTCTCCACGGCCAAGGAATGGTTTCCACACGAGTACGTCCCCTGGAGCCGCGGGCGTGACTTCGACGGCCCCCTCGAAGGCGAGCCGTGGGACGCACAGCAGTCGAAGGTGAGCGAGCTCGGCCGAATCGCGCTCACCGTGAATCTGCTCACCGAGGACAATCTGCCGACGTACCACCATGAATTCGCGACCCTCTTCGGCCGTGACGGCGCCTGGGGAACCTGGGTGCTGCGCTGGACGGCCGAGGAGGCGCGGCACTCCGTGGCCATTCGGGACTATCTCCTCACGACCCGCGCGGTCGATCCGGTGAAGCTGGAACGGGCCCGCATGTCCCACATGTCGGACCATGCGCCCGGCGACAATTCAAGCCTGCTCGTCACCATGGCCTATGTCGCCTTCCAAGAGCTGGCCACCCGCATATCGCACCGGAACACCGGGCGTATATCCGGAGATCCGGACTGCGAACGCCTGCTGGCGCGTGTGGCGATGGACGAGAACCTCCACATGATCTTCTATCGCAATCTGCTCACCGCGGCGCTGGAGACGGCGCCCGATCGGACCATGCGCGCCATTGCCGATGTCGTGGGCGGCTTCGCCATGCCCGGCGCGGAGATCCCGGGCTTCGAACGGGCCGCGGTGCACATCGCGCTCGGCGACATTTACAACCTTCGCATCCACCACGACGAGGTGCTGCAACCCATCCTGCGGCATCTCGACGCGCTGGACCTGTCCGGCCTCGGCGCCCACGGTCTGCAGGCACAGGAGGAATTGGGCCTCCATCTGGAGGAACTGACGTCCCAGGCCACCCGCTTCGAGGAGCGACGCGCGGCCCTGCTCTCCCGTATGGAGTCACGGGAGACGAAGCGCCGCAACGACTGA